The window GCCATGGCGGCGAGGAGGACGTTGACGGTGTCCTCGGGCGCGCGGTTGAACTCCTCGATGTAGAGGAAGCCGCCGCCCTGCATGGCTTCGAGCAGCGGACCCGCGACGAAGTTGTCCGCGCTGTAGTCCTCCTTGAGCACCCGCGCCGGGTTGTGATGCCCGACCAGGCGGGCCGCGGTGAGTTCGGCGTTGCCCTCGACCAGGACGAACGGAACGCCCCAGTTCGCGGTGATCGCCCGCAACAGCGTGGACTTCCCCGTGCCGGGCGGGCCCTCGAGCAGGATGTCGCGGCCCGCGGAGACCGCGGCGAGCACGAGATCGAGCTCGCGGGACCGTCCCACCACCTTGGCCGCGATCGCGTCCCGGCGCGCCTGGTCGATCAACGCGTACCTCCTCGTCAACGGTCCTCGTGGCACGTTACCTAATGGGTTTAGCCACGGAGGCGTAACCGCACGTTCGGCAGGTCCGGGGCGGGCAGCGTGTGCGTCCACGCGGCGGGGAAGCGGCCGAACCGGCCGTCGCCGGCGGGGTGGTGGTGCTGACGCTGCCACTCCTCGCGGAAGGAGACGATCTCCTCGTGGCTGCGGCCGACGAAGTTCCACCACATGACGATCTGCTCGCCGAACGGCTCGCCGCCGAGGACGAGGAACCGGGTGGGCACGTCGCCGGCCCGGACGCGGATCGCGTCGGCGCCGGTCGGCACGAAGGCGATCTCGCCGCGCGTTGCGGTCACGGTGCCGCCCGGCGCCTGCGCCGTGACGGTGCCGGTGTCGCAGAGCAGGCCGTGCTCGTGGGTGCGGGGGACCGGGATCTCCAGCGTCGCGCCGGCCGGCAGCACGACCTCGGCGCCGGTCAACGCGGTGAACGTGGGCACCGGCGAGCTCGTCCCGAACAGCGACCCGAGGAAGACGCTGACGCGCGCGCCGTCCACATCGAACGGCGTCGGGGCGTAGTGGTCGAAGTTGCGGTCGGTGTCCCGGTGGGTGGCGGGCAGGGCGACCCACAGCTGGGCGCCGTGCAGTAGCGAGGTGTCCGGCGTCGAAAACTCCGAGTGGGCGACGCCGGAGCCGGCCGTCATGAGATTGAGCTCCCCGGCCCGGACGACCTGGTGCGCGCCGGTGGTGTCGCGGTGCTCGAGCTCGCCGGCGAACAACCACGAGACCGTCTGGAGCCCGGTGTGCGGATGGCCCGGCAGCACCATGCCGCCGGTGACGGCGACGTCGTCGGGCCCGTAGTGGTCGACGAAGCACCAGGCCCCGATCAGCGACCGCGCCCGCTGGGGGAGCGCCCGGCGCACCGTCATCGCCCGTGGGCCGCCGAGCGGCACCTCGCGCTGGCCGAGTACGACGGGTTCAGTCATCGCCGCAGCGTAGCTCGCGGCCAGCCCGCGAGTAGCCTGCGTGGATGAGTGAGCAGAGCAGCCCCGACGTCACCGTTCGCAACGCCCCGCAGGAGGGGCGGTTCGAGATCCACGTGGACGGCAAGCTCGCCGGCGTGGCCGAGTACACCGAGGAGACCGGTCACCGGACCTTCGTCCACACCGAGGTCGACGACGCGTTCTCCGGGCAGGGCCTCGCCGGCGTCCTGGTCCGGGCGGCGTTGGACACGACGCGGGAGGACGGGCTGCGCATCCGCGCGACCTGCCCCTACGTGCAACGCTTCCTGGAGAAGAACGACGACTGGGCCGATCTCGTGGACACCGCCGAGGACGCGAGCTAAGTTACCGGCGAGTACGCTCTCCCGACCCGAGAGGCTCGCCGTGACGACGCTCGACCGGTCCCGCTCCACTCACGAGGTTCTCAACCAGGTCCCGCCGCTGGTGGGGCACAACCTCTACGTCGGTGACCCGGCCCTGGCCGAGGCGATCGCCCGCGAGGGCGGGGAGTGGGGGACCGACCGGCTGCTCTCGGCCGGCGCGGCGGCGGGCAGCGCCGAGGCGCAGGCGCACGCCGAGCGGGCGGAGCGCCACGAGCCGGTGCTGCACACGCACGACCGCTACGGCAACCGCGTCGACACCGTCGAACTCGACCCGTCGTGGCACTGGCTGCTCGGGCAGGCCGTCGAACGCGAGATCACGTCCCTGCCCTGGCGCTCGCCGGGTCCGGGCGCGCACGTCGTCCGCGCGGCGCTGCTGCGGATGTGGATCGAGCTCGACATGGGCGTGCTGTGCCCGGTCTCGATGACGTACGCGGGCGTGCCGGCGTTGCGGCGGCAGCCGGAGATCGCGGCGGAGTGGGAGCCCCGCCTGACGTCGACGAGCTACGCCGACGGCGCGCTTCTGGGCATGGCGATGACGGAGAAGCAGGGCGGGTCCGACCTGCGGGCGTCCACCACCCGGGCGGAGCCGATCGGCGACGGCTGGTGGGAGATCACCGGGCACAAGTGGTTCTGCTCGTACCCCAGTTGCGACGCGTTTCTGACGCTTGCTCAGACCGAGGCCGGTGTGTCGTGCTTCTTTCTCGAGCGCGCCGCGCCGGGCTTCCGCGTGCAGCGGCTCAAGGACAAGCTCGGGACGCGAAGCCTGCCGAGCTCGGAGGTCGAGTTCGACCGTGTTCCCGCGCGGATGGTCGGCGTCGAGGGTCGCGGGATCCCGACGATCATCGAGATGGTCAACCACACCCGGCTCGACTGCCTGATCTCCTCGTCGGCGACGATGCGCGCCGGCCTGACGCAGGCCGTTCACCACGCGCGGCACCGCTCGGCGTTCGGACGTGCGCTGGTCGAGCAGTCGGCGATGCGGAACGTGCTCGCGGACCTCGCCGTCGAGTCCGAGGCAGCGACGGTGCTGGCGATGCGCGTGGCCCGGTCGTACGACGAGGGTGCGGCCGGGGTCGAGGGCGCGAACGCCTTCCGTCGCCTGGCGACCGCGGTGGCCAAGTACTGGGTGTGCAAGCGCGCGCCGGGTCACGCGGCCGAGGCGCTCGAGTGCCTGGGCGGCAACGGGTACATCGAGGCGTCGGGCCTGCCGCGGATCTACCGCGACGCCCCGCTGAACTCGATCTGGGAGGGCTCCGGCAACGTCGCCGCGCTCGATGTCCTGCGCGCCCTGACCCGGGAGCCCGAGTGCCTGCCGGCGTTCCTCGCCGAGTGCGACCTCGCCGTCGGCGCCGACCGCCGCCTCGACGCCCACCTGTCCGAGACCCGCTCCCGACTCGCCGGGTTGGGGGAGGGTGACGCCGAGTTCGCCGCCCGCCGCGTCGTCGCCGACCTGTGCCTGGCGCTGCAGGGGAGCCTGCTGGTCCGCCACGCCCCGTCCGCCGTCGCCGATGCCTTCTGCGCCTCCCGCCTCGGCGGGGGTGGTCACACCTACGGCATGCTCCCCGGCTCCGTCGACGTCGGCCCGATCCTCGACCGCGCCCTCGCGGGCTGATCCCTCCGGTCCGGATTCCGGCCCCGGGGCGGCCTTGTTCGCCCCGGGAGCCTCAGGCTGCTGGCTCGTCGGGTGCGGGGCGGGGTGCTGGTCGTTCGGGTTCGGGGGCGCGGGGCCGGCCGGGTGGGTCGGGGTCGATCAGGGGTGGGATTTCGACGTCGTAGACGACACCGAGCCGGGTGATCCAGCGGACTCGGTCGTGGCCGAGCCGGATGAGTTGCCACCCGCCTTTGGTCTTGAGGTCGTGGTCGTGCTCGCAGAGCGGGCCGAGGTTCCCGGCCAGGGTGAGGCCCCCGCGGGCGTGGTTCATCGTGTGGTCGATCTCGGACCGGGCGGCGGGGAGCCGGCAGCCGGGGGCCTGGCAGGTCGTCATGCGGAGTTGGGTGTCCCGGCGTAGTCCTTGGCGGGGGAACCGCCGGGTGTCGTCGTCCGGGTCTTCCGGGGCGGTCTCGTTCTCGGCGCCGGCGGTCGCGAGGAGGTGGTGGCGGCCGATCTCGACCAGCACCGCCCGCCAGGTAGGGACGTCCTCGCCAGTGAGGGTGCCGTCGAGCAGGGCCTGCAGCAGGTCGGCGGGGATGAGCAGGTCGACGATGCCGTGGTCTTCCGCGCAGCGCTTGGGCCAGTCGATCGGCCGCGCACCGACGAGCCCGGAGGAGATCGCGTACCCGTCGGGGCCGGTGACCGCGAACCGCCACTGCCCCGCCGCCAGTCGGTGGGCGAGGTCGCGGGCGTACTCGGCGTGCACCGGGCCCTGCCCGGCCAGCTCGGCCGGGTCCCGGTCCAACTCGAGCAGGGTGGAGACCTTCGCGGTCAGCTGCACCCCGTGGTGCGGAGACACCGCGCTCGGGGCGGGCTCCGGCTCGGGCGCCGCCTCCGGCTCGGGCGCTGCCTCCGGCTCGGGCGCTGCCTCCGGCTCGGGCTCGGGCTCGGGCTCGGGCTCGGGCTCGGGTTCCTGCTCGGGTTCCGGCGGGAACTCTTCGCCCGCGTCGGTCTCGTCGCCCGCGTCGGTCTCGTCGCCCTCGTCGCCCTCGACGTCGGTCGGGCGGGTGGCGGCGAGGTGGGCGAGGATCTGGTCGTCGGTGAAGTCGGCGTAGGTGCCGTCCAACAGGTTGAGCGCGATCTCCGAGCGCAGGTGATCCAGCGGCCGCGGATCACCCGCACGCTTCGCGTCATCAGCGAGCTTCCGCACCCGGGCGATCGCGGCGGCGACGCG of the Sporichthya polymorpha DSM 43042 genome contains:
- a CDS encoding pirin family protein, which produces MTEPVVLGQREVPLGGPRAMTVRRALPQRARSLIGAWCFVDHYGPDDVAVTGGMVLPGHPHTGLQTVSWLFAGELEHRDTTGAHQVVRAGELNLMTAGSGVAHSEFSTPDTSLLHGAQLWVALPATHRDTDRNFDHYAPTPFDVDGARVSVFLGSLFGTSSPVPTFTALTGAEVVLPAGATLEIPVPRTHEHGLLCDTGTVTAQAPGGTVTATRGEIAFVPTGADAIRVRAGDVPTRFLVLGGEPFGEQIVMWWNFVGRSHEEIVSFREEWQRQHHHPAGDGRFGRFPAAWTHTLPAPDLPNVRLRLRG
- a CDS encoding GNAT family N-acetyltransferase, with translation MSEQSSPDVTVRNAPQEGRFEIHVDGKLAGVAEYTEETGHRTFVHTEVDDAFSGQGLAGVLVRAALDTTREDGLRIRATCPYVQRFLEKNDDWADLVDTAEDAS
- a CDS encoding acyl-CoA dehydrogenase family protein, whose protein sequence is MTTLDRSRSTHEVLNQVPPLVGHNLYVGDPALAEAIAREGGEWGTDRLLSAGAAAGSAEAQAHAERAERHEPVLHTHDRYGNRVDTVELDPSWHWLLGQAVEREITSLPWRSPGPGAHVVRAALLRMWIELDMGVLCPVSMTYAGVPALRRQPEIAAEWEPRLTSTSYADGALLGMAMTEKQGGSDLRASTTRAEPIGDGWWEITGHKWFCSYPSCDAFLTLAQTEAGVSCFFLERAAPGFRVQRLKDKLGTRSLPSSEVEFDRVPARMVGVEGRGIPTIIEMVNHTRLDCLISSSATMRAGLTQAVHHARHRSAFGRALVEQSAMRNVLADLAVESEAATVLAMRVARSYDEGAAGVEGANAFRRLATAVAKYWVCKRAPGHAAEALECLGGNGYIEASGLPRIYRDAPLNSIWEGSGNVAALDVLRALTREPECLPAFLAECDLAVGADRRLDAHLSETRSRLAGLGEGDAEFAARRVVADLCLALQGSLLVRHAPSAVADAFCASRLGGGGHTYGMLPGSVDVGPILDRALAG
- a CDS encoding HNH endonuclease signature motif containing protein, with protein sequence MTGAESVAVLRAGQRQLNAANAVWLGMVAEVGSRGLDSEDEIVRLAAPDRWGADEVRTALRISAYTANELLDFAWAVVRRFPKLHAAMTAGELSIERARVIHFWVRDMSDEHANTVIDEVLGHCSIDAERPWTSEQIGARCRKLGIQLDPDWALRRFAEAHRERRVISWRNEDGTATLAAQNQDPARVAAAIARVRKLADDAKRAGDPRPLDHLRSEIALNLLDGTYADFTDDQILAHLAATRPTDVEGDEGDETDAGDETDAGEEFPPEPEQEPEPEPEPEPEPEPEAAPEPEAAPEPEAAPEPEPAPSAVSPHHGVQLTAKVSTLLELDRDPAELAGQGPVHAEYARDLAHRLAAGQWRFAVTGPDGYAISSGLVGARPIDWPKRCAEDHGIVDLLIPADLLQALLDGTLTGEDVPTWRAVLVEIGRHHLLATAGAENETAPEDPDDDTRRFPRQGLRRDTQLRMTTCQAPGCRLPAARSEIDHTMNHARGGLTLAGNLGPLCEHDHDLKTKGGWQLIRLGHDRVRWITRLGVVYDVEIPPLIDPDPPGRPRAPEPERPAPRPAPDEPAA